The following are from one region of the Nicotiana tabacum cultivar K326 chromosome 3, ASM71507v2, whole genome shotgun sequence genome:
- the LOC107793314 gene encoding uncharacterized protein LOC107793314: MEQNMQNAVVLLLLFTISILSSKPHGRELRPSEHGLPYQHSSNIPTAKADDPQLHSFFAGAGGKSPPSSSLPEARNLTWWNNTGNNGDEMSRDSNRKDHVREVLLVSSLVCGVAGVVLLAVSGFVFVVRLRKKKQRETSLSTSVDNVVNK; the protein is encoded by the coding sequence ATGGAGCAAAACATGCAAAACGCCGTCGTATTATTACTCTTATTCACCATCTCCATACTTTCCTCAAAACCACACGGCAGAGAGCTCCGTCCGTCAGAGCACGGCTTGCCATATCAACACTCGTCAAATATTCCGACCGCAAAAGCCGACGATCCACAATTGCATTCATTCTTCGCCGGCGCCGGCGGGAAATCGCCGCCGTCATCGTCGCTACCGGAGGCGAGGAACTTGACGTGGTGGAATAATACCGGCAATAACGGAGATGAAATGTCACGTGACAGTAACCGGAAAGATCACGTGAGAGAAGTGTTATTGGTTTCCAGCTTGGTTTGTGGAGTTGCTGGTGTTGTCTTACTCGCCGTTTCCGGGTTTGTTTTCGTCGTTAGGCTCCGAAAGAAAAAGCAAAGAGAAACGTCATTGTCAACGTCAGTAGATAACGTCGTCAACAAATGA